From the genome of Phaeodactylum tricornutum CCAP 1055/1 chromosome 9, whole genome shotgun sequence:
AATCGGCAGAACCTACCTCAGAGAAAATTTGGCGTTGATAACTTTTGCAACGTCAGACCATCCTTGTCAGCCGGACACAAGTTATCAGATTGGTAGTGTCTTCCCTCCAATCGCAAAATCGGACAGAATCCTTTTAAATACAACCTTGCCAAAGCTTTGGGTGTGAATGCTTAGTAAAGGGCTCTTCTTCGCATTGTACCAGATCGCCCAATCTCCCGGCACGGCGACCTATTCAGTTTGTCACGTAAATAATGCTGTCTAGAATGAGTCGCAGAGATGCCCTTCTATGTTGTGAAAAACTGAAGCTCAGGGTAATACAATTCATTTTCAAAGACATCAAGAGTTGGCTCGCTTTACCAGTACACGTTTGTCCCTCCGAGGCAATGCGGGAAGTGATGCAGACATTTTGACTCTATAGTCTAAGTCAGCATCAAAATGTGCGTGAATCTATCGCCTTATGCGAGGTTCCTGTTCCAGTATATTTGGATCCCGATATAGCCTTAGTCGCGAAGTGCAGCCTTTAGAAGGACCAGTACTTATATCCTTGTTGTTCCAAAGTTCAAGCGAGCCTCGGAAGTACTCGATCATCCAACGACTTGTCGGTAGACCGACCCCTAGACTAGATAACGGCGACCGAACCGCTGCGTAGGATTGCTGCTCGTCAAGTCGATCCCATCGCTTGACGGCAGTTGAGTGCCCAAGCATAAAAACTTCCTCAAACTCTTGTTCGATTCCAGTCCCTTCATCTACGATGTCAATAAGAATcatttcgtcgtcctcgCCTAGATTGATCCGAACTGGATCGACTTCGTTTTTGCTATCTCTGTTCGCTTTTGCAACACTTGCTGCCATTGCATTTTTTAGCAGTTCTACAAGGGCATGATGTATCCATGGCCGTACTATGGTCAGTCGTAGCCCGGGCTCTGGCAGCAGAGTTTCTGGAAATATCTGTAAATGCGCATCGCACATATGAGATGCTTCAGTCACGGCATCTGAAATAGCATCTGCTAACAAGCAGTTAACGCTCACGCCTCCATTCGGACTCCCCTTGTAAAGTCTAACGTAATGGTCGCAAAGAAGCTGCACACCCAGTCGTCCTTGTAGGAACTCGTCAACATGTGAATCGACTTGAGTTTCATCGCCATCTATGTTTCGGATGTCAGATACAATTTGTACCATCGTTTCGATGCTTCGCGCGTGTCTCGATCTCAGCTGCTCGGCAGTTGAGTGCAAAAGATGTTTGTCAGACTTGGAAAATCGGTTCCATATGTTCTGGTTGCCAACGATTTCGCTCCCAAGCTTGTATGTGTCGGCGTGCACATATCGAAGACTCTCCAAATTGGAAATAGCTCGTTGACACACGAAAGCTGCTTCGGAGTTCAATATGTTATCTTGACGGgatttgatttctttgacGATCTCAAGGATGCGGACGCACGCTTCGTGCTGATGTGCTAGCCTCTTGGTGGCTTCCGAAAGTATCAATTTGGAATTCGATGCCGTGACCCCCTCAATTCCGTGGTCGGCCAGAGATCGCAGCGACCACTTCTTTATTATTTCTGTTGCATCATGCTTCAGTGACGCCTGCAGAGCCGAGGACAAGCTCATACGAGGATTTTGAACGATGTAGAAACCTCAAGGATCTGAAGCGACTCCAGATTAGGGTGCTAAGAAATATTCAGAGGACAACAGAGTTAATGTAAATATGGTTTCTTGCCGAAATCAAGAAATTGTCGATTCATTTACGGGTGACTGCAGGTGAACGATGTGATTGTAAATGTAGCAGaaatctaacagtaacagtaagtcgGATTTCATTGGTCAATATACCACACAGAAAGCAGTCGAAAACAAAGTCAACTCGTATCTGACTGGAGCTCCTGAAAATATCTGAACCCTATGAGGTGGACACACTGCTGGCCTTCTTTTCACTGGGAATTACCGAGGATGCTATATCCAAAGCTACAGTTTAAAGAAATCACAGTTAGCAGCAATAGCAAGAATGCTACAGAAATCCCTCTTCTAAGGACAATAAATATGGAAAAAACAAAGTCAGTATCAATCGGAACACATGACTATTCCTAGCGCCAAACTATTCAAGTTTCATCAATTCTGCAAGTCAGCGTTGATTTCTCAATCAAAAAAGGTCCGTATGGGCGAGTTATTTCTTGCGACTGTAATATTCCTTCAGAATCCGTTTCCATTGCGTCAACAAAGTATCCCCATTGACCGTGGAGGCTTCAAAATCAAGCTTCCGTTTACAATCAGCAAAGGGCTCTTCGTCGACTACTTGTCCTAATAAGGTAGATTTGCCCCTTTCGTTTAGAGAAGCAGATGCTTCCGTTCGCTTCGAACCAACTCGAAGAAACCAACGTTCATGCTGTAGCAACGGTACGGGCGCTCCAGATATAAAGGCACGAAGCGGTCCGGCAACACCATGTTTTTctcgaactttttcttttggagGATTATGGTATAGGTCACCGAAGGTTCATTGCCGGTGCATAGTATTTCCCGTTCTCGGCGAACCCTTTCTTCTGCATTGCGTATGAGATTATTTGTCACAGCTTTCACCTGTACAGCTTGCAAATCTATGGAAAGTCATCCACTTGTTTTGACCCAAGCGCTAATTCGCTCATTTTCCACTGATGCAACTTTCGACCCTACCAGTATACTATTCAAAACAGAGATCGAAGCACCGTCAACTGTTGTCGTCAAGGTGTGTGGTAAAACGAGTTCCTCTATTCCTTTGGTCATGGACCCTCAATGAAagtactgacagtgacacaTCGGATTCTTAGTGCGATTCGAATTTCTTTGTGTTTTGCACCAGGTTCATTCATTCCTTCAATTTGCTTCGAAAGATTGCCAATGTTCCAATACCTTTCGCATCAAAGAATTGTTGTATTTTTGTTGAAAGCACATCCTGTTGAGGCTTTATTCGGCATTTTATGTAGAAATCTCTTCAAAGGGTACCTTGTTTGGAGTATTCTGGCACGGTTTAAATTGTGGCGTACACCTAAAAATCTATTCACCGAAAGCGGCGAGAATGCCAATGTGGGAGATGCGTCACATCTATAGTCAAAAACATCATATTGTCTTGACAGTTCCTGACGTGAGAATAAATTGTATCTGATGTCAGAAGCGTTAAATTTATTTAACTCTAAATCGATGCATAAATTTTACGGCTCGAGCTGCGTTCGTGAATTTTTAACTTGAATGTAAATGTATAGCTGAACTGTGTGTTTCTGTCGTGCCTCTCGATCGTGGGAATTGTAGGCCGCACGAAACACGGCTCGCGCTGGGATTTGCGGGTTGCGCGACGGTTCCTTGGTGCTCCTCTCGGAGAATCATTCTCTGAAGATTATATTAGTCACCTCAATAAATACTCGACCCCGTGCGACTGATAGACAAGGCAATTGCAGTTCGTAGAAACTCGCGCCTCCTCATCCAAACATTGGCTCGCCTTTGTACACATTTTGCCTCAAACAAACACACTGACACTGTGAATCAGCGAGTAGGTTGTAAAAGAAGACGTCGCCACCGGTATGTTCTGGCTTTTGTTCTGGGCCATTGCCCTGATTCTCTTTGTCGTCGGCCCCATCATAATCGACGCCCAAAAGCGCCGCAAGTTTCTGAATTACTTTCCTTGCTTCAACTTTGTGGAAGACGAAACCGAGCCGCGCTCTTCGTAAGTGCTTGAGTTAGATTCTGGGTATCCAGGTTTTGATGGCGATAGCGGAGAACGCGAATCTCACCGATCAAATAACTGTTCTTGCTTTGTAGCCCCTACCATGGAAATACTAGCTTCCATTATGTCCTGTCCAAAATACAGCAGGATGAGATTCGAGAGTCTTTCATCTTGGAAAATGTGCGGAGTTTCACCATGGTAAGTTTCACCGAAGTGATCGATCGACCCACTGGCCTACCTATGAGTCTTTTGAGAACCCCTCCCTCATCTTGTACAAATCACGAATGGAAAGACTTTGGACTCGGAAAAGATCAAGgtaaaagaagaaaatgaaCGGCAGAACGACGTAGCCGACGTAGAGCAAGCTATACCAATTGGAAAGACGTCGCCTACAATGTCGGTATCCAAAAAGTACGCGTTGAGGGATAATGATGCCTCGAGCGgagatgatgatgacgatggtGGGGATCTCCAAATTGCAGTTACCTTGGATGACGGCGACGGAACTGGATTCATAGTCATTCCCCAGCCCGGAATGTGCTGCCACGAGGACTTGCCCAAGGATATGCTTCCGCAGCCTACTCGAGACGTGCGTAACGGTTGCGCAATTTGCCTCTGTCCGTACGAGAGTGACGATAAGATAACCTGGTCGAGTAATACTTCCTGTCCACATGTGTTTCATCACGATTGCATTGTGGACTGGCTTATGGCATCGGGACGAAAGCATCTCAAGCGACTCCGACGGCAGGAAGAGGGGGCGGATGGCGCGGCACAAACGGATCCAATTGAACGAGTGATTCACTTCCCGAAGCTCTGCCCGTGCTGTCGACAAGATTTTATAATCACAGACAGAGACGAAGATGAAAAGTCGGTATTGCTTTCACCTACGGATTCCACCATGGGGCAATCCCAGCCGGAAGCGAGCGCAAACAGACTGGAGATGGATCCACCAACTGGAGAGGAGTCCGTTTAGGACGGGGATTTCACGGGCTATTGTGGATGGTTTGCATGCGTCtatttgtgtgtgtgcaCTATCACACAACTTGTATAAAATTAGTGCGCATGCCTCCATAACAGACATTGCACAGCGCGATCTCACCAGAGTGGTCATAGTACGCGTGCTGCGCTTTTTATACCCAATCATAGACAAACTGAAAGTAAGCCAACAATAATGCGCCTCTTTTGTAGATCTTGTGGTATGCTTCCTGTCAAGAATAGTTGTGGATGTCCCAAGTAAAGCAGTTTGCTTGATTGTTTTGGAGGAACGAATGACAATGATGTCAATTTTAAGCTATCCAATTTAGCAGTTCTACAAGGGCATGATGTATCCATGGCCGTACTATGGTCAGTCGTAGCCCGGGCTCTGGCAGCAGAGTTTCTGGAAATATCTGTAAATGCGCAACGCACATATGAGATGCTTCAGTCACGGCATCTGAAATAGCATCTGCTAACAAGCAGTTAACGCTCACGCCTCCATTCGGACTCCCCTTGTAAAGTCTAACGTAATGGTCGCAAAGAAGCTGCACACCCAGTCGTCCTTGTAGGAACTTGTCAACATGTGAATCGACTTGAGTTTCATCGCCATCTATGTTTCGGATGTCAGATACAATTTGTACCATCGTTTCGATGCTTCGCGCATGTCTCGATCTCAGCTGCTCGGCAGTTGAGTGCAAAAGATGCTTGTCAGACTTGGAAAATCGGTTCCATATGTTCTGGTTGCCAACGATTTCTCTCCCAAGCTTGTATGTGTCGGCGTGCACATATCGAAGACTCTCCAAATTGGAAATAGCTCGTTGACACACGAAAGCTGCTTCGGAGTTCAATATGTTATCTTGACGGgatttgatttctttgacGATCTCAATTTTGATTTGTTGTCTCGTGGCAAATGTACtagaatttttggaaaagatacaaagttccgtcctttacggtaCCTAGCTATGTAACTGTAAGGGAAATGGGAACTTTTGCGAGTTCTGGCCATCGACAGTAAAAAGACTGGGTGACGTCGATAGCATACGACTGGCCAGATGCCGGAAGATGACCGTACGCGAGGCCAGACGCCAGGCTGGCTGTGTTTCTTCCGGCGTTTGTTCGGAACCATGAGTTAGGTTAGTCTTCGCCTTTTTTCggttctttttcttcctACGAGTAACACGACCAGACAGGAGAATACCGCAAGGCTGATTCCATCCGGCGATTCGAGCCATCTGCCGCCGATCCAATTTTTGCGTGTCCAATTCCGGGCACAATCCTTGGGGGATACGACTCTCGAACATCTCCACAAAGTCTTTGATAACACAGGATTGTGTGGACAATCACTAGACTCTATATACTTGTATCGATACAATGAGATGCCAACGACAAGCAACAAGCAGCACCGCAATTCGATCGACTGCCTTGGTCGTCGTGGTAGCGTCGCTAACTTACCTTCATACGAGAGCATCTGCCTACTTGCCGATATCTGTCCCCCAAAGTCACCATCTAAACTCATTTGTTGGCCACAGGTCGGCGAAGTTCCGACCTCCTTACgctgttggaaaagataACGAACAAACGAACGAATGGGGAATACCGTACCACACCGACTTGCCGCCACTGGGATTCAACACAAAGCGACCACCCAAAGCCTTGCCGAATGGCGGTCGTGTCACTTTGGTGGGGTCCGGGCCCGGGGATCCCGATTTGTTGACAGTGGCGGCCTATAAACTTTTGACGTCTGATCCGGATGCGCTCGTCGTGGCCGACAGACTCGTCAGCCCAGAAATTCTGGCTCTCATTCCTGGCGAAGTCAAGGTCGCACGCAAGTTACCGGGGTGCGCCGAACTTGCGCAAGAAGAAATATACTGGTGGTGCTATCAAGGCTTGAATCAAGGACGTCACGTGATCCGACTCAAGATCGGTGATCCCTTTGTGTTTGGACGTGGAGGTGAAGAAATATTGGCCTTTCGAGATTTTGGTGTGGAAGCGGCAGTGGTACCGGTACGTACAAATCATGACCCCGCAACGCTCAATCTTATCCTCGCTGTTTTGTCCTCAACCTTGCGCTTTCATTCTGGACCCCAGGGTGTATCGTCAGCTTTTTCCGCTCCGCTTTTGGGAGGCATTCCGGTGACACACCGCGGAGTCGCGCAGCAGGTCGTCATGTGCACTGGCTACGGGAGGGAGGGGTCCTCCCCTGATCTCATTCAGTATCACAAGGAGCAAACAGTGGTATTCCTGATGGCGGTAGGACGGCTGCGATCACTATGTGATAAACTGATTGAATTGGCGGGGTATCCCCGGGACACACCGGTAGCGATTGTGGAAAAAGCGGGTTGCCCCGAGCAACGCACCGTTGTCGGAAACATGATGACGATTGCTGATATCGCCGAAGAGCACAAAATCAAACCACCGAGTGTCATTGTGGTGGGAGAGGTTGTGAACGCGTTACatttggaagacgaaaaGTCTGGCATGCAAGTGTCCGGTTTGCTTCAGAACTACACGGCGTCTTCGTAGTAAGCAGAGATACTGGATGCACAAAACACTACACAACATATGTAAACCTCTCCAATAATTTTGAAAACTATTATGTACATACTGCATTCTCTGTATAGGATGTTCGAACGAAGCTGCTATTTTATATTAGCACAACTTCTGAAACGTATCTATGCGTGCAGCACGAATGAAACCgatttttgttttcgatcATACTTTCTTGAGAGATAGACGCGTAGCTCGGGGCCCCATCGTTTGTGCACATGCATAATCCTAAGCACGAATTTCGAGGCCCTTTTCTTGGAGTGATTTGAGTCTGGGTTCCTCAGGCACTTTGCCTTGACACGCTTTCACCATACGACCAGCAACCTGTACTGAGCAAGTTGCGCAGTCTCCTTTACGACAGCTGTACTTGACCGGGACTGCAGTCAATGAGAGAAAGTGTCAGTACTGTTCTGTAATTCGCTCGTTGCTTGAGTCGTGACAACGTACCTCCCAGAGCCTTGCATGCATTGGACAAAGGGCTTCCCGCCTTgaaatcctttttcttgccatTATAGGTAAGGACTGTCATGTGCAAAGAAGGCTGCGTTCGAGGAGTAAACGCCATGTTTGATTGCGGGACGAAAGCAGAAGTGCTAGTGACGGCAATCGCAGCAACAAGAGCGAAAAGAGAGAAAAGTGTACGTGTCATGGTAGTGCTGTGTTTTGTGACTTGGCGATGAGTGGGCTATTCGTCGCCGGGAGAAATGTGAGAGAACCGTGATGGGGCCAGTTTTTCGTCGGCTGCGGCAAAAGCACCATGACAGGCGGTGCAATCTGTAACAGCCTCGAAAACGTGAACAACACGTCATTTTCGATGGAATTTTCGATTATCCCAACATGTCACAGCGCCATCCACAAGTACCGCATATCCGCTTTGAGTCCCTATTGCCCAATCAATCATGCAAGACTTCTTCTTGCGGGATTCATCGTCAGTATGAACTTGCGTACACAAGCGTGTTTGAAGCAGCTACGTAGGACGAGAAGGAAACATTCAGCGTCAAaatgtatatatatacatataaATGTCTACCTCTATATGCACTAGAACGACTAGGGATTGAGAAGCACGTACGTATGTCACCAGCCATCAACCCGGAAACGAACGCAATCGGCGTGTGGTTGCGAGCAGGCGCAAGTGTTGCCTGCGATCCTCCAACTTCGACGAAGAGGCTGTTAGGGCGATGCCCCACAGATTGTGGACCACAAAACCCCCCTTTATTACGGAAAACAACAATGAGATCCTTTTGCATCGCAGCCCTTTTGGCTGTGGCATCTGCCTTCACCACACAGCCAACTTCCTTCACTGTGAAGACTGCGAATGTGGGCGAACGGGCGAGTGGGGTTTTCCCTGAGCAGAGCTCTGCTCATCGCACGCGTAAAGCAACGATTGTCATGGATGGAAAAGCCAACGGTGAGTGTTCACGTAGATTCACTACGGGGCTGTACATGCGTACGTGCAGAGACCACTCCAACGACCAGAATCGCGTGTCGAGCGATGGAAATGATACGAACCATCGTTCATTAAGACAAAATCGCTTGGCTGAAAATATGCTACCTGCCGCTTTTATCGTATAGCCGTTGTCCTGTTGGTAGTTTTTCCCGTTCGGGTTCGTTTTCATTCTTGTTAGATCGCGTCCAAGATTCGGAAATCCGATACTGCTTACTGTTGATGACCCTCATGCTTGCACTGGACACTGACACAAACGCTTTCGTTAATTAACCTTTTCAGCTATCCGTGATCGAATTACTAGTGTGAAGAACACCCGAAAGATCACTATGGCCATGAAGCTCGTTGCTGCCGCGAAGGTCCGACGTGCTCAGGATGCCGTCCTTGCAACCCGTCCCTTCTCAGAAACGCTCCAATCTGTTTTTGGTGGTCTCATTCAGCGACTAGGAGGAGAGTCTGTAGATCTTCCTCTTCTGACCGAACGTGAAGTCAAGAAGGTCACTCTGCTGGTCATCACTGGTGACCGTGGTCTCTGCGGAGGGTACAATTCCTTCATGATCAAGAAGGCTGAAGCCCGTTTCAACGAATTGAAGAAGAACGGTGTTGAAGCCGATTTGATTTTAGTTGGAAAGAAGGGTATTGCCTACTTTGAGCGACGTGGATTTCCCATCCGGAAAAAGTACGAAACCGGCCAGAACCCAACGGCCAAGCAGGCTCTCGCCATCGCCGAGGAAGTCTCCAGCACTTTCCTCTCCGGAGAGTCTGATGCCGTCGAACTTCTTTACACCAAGTTCGTATCCCTCATCGCATCTAGCCCCAGTATTCGTACCTTGGTCCCCTTCTCTGCTAGCGATATTACCGCCAAGGGTGACGAAGTCTTCCAACTCACTTCTGAGTCCGGGCAATTTGGTGTGGAGCGCACAGAACTTGACGTGGCGGCGCCCCAGGAATTCCCCAACGATATGATCTTCGAACAGGATCCCATCCAGATTGTAAACGCTATCCTTCCGCTGTACTTGAACGGCCAGATCCTCCGTACTCTACAGGAGTCCGTCGCATCCG
Proteins encoded in this window:
- a CDS encoding predicted protein, which produces MSLSSALQASLKHDATEIIKKWSLRSLADHGIEGVTASNSKLILSEATKRLAHQHEACVRILEIVKEIKSRQDNILNSEAAFVCQRAISNLESLRYVHADTYKLGSEIVGNQNIWNRFSKSDKHLLHSTAEQLRSRHARSIETMVQIVSDIRNIDGDETQVDSHVDEFLQGRLGVQLLCDHYVRLYKGSPNGGVSVNCLLADAISDAVTEASHMCDAHLQIFPETLLPEPGLRLTIVRPWIHHALVELLKNAMAASVAKANRDSKNEVDPVRINLGEDDEMILIDIVDEGTGIEQEFEEVFMLGHSTAVKRWDRLDEQQSYAAVRSPLSSLGVGLPTSRWMIEYFRGSLELWNNKDISTGPSKGCTSRLRLYRDPNILEQEPRIRR
- a CDS encoding predicted protein; the protein is MFWLLFWAIALILFVVGPIIIDAQKRRKFLNYFPCFNFVEDETEPRSSPYHGNTSFHYVLSKIQQDEIRESFILENVRSFTMTLDSEKIKVKEENERQNDVADVEQAIPIGKTSPTMSVSKKYALRDNDASSGDDDDDGGDLQIAVTLDDGDGTGFIVIPQPGMCCHEDLPKDMLPQPTRDVRNGCAICLCPYESDDKITWSSNTSCPHVFHHDCIVDWLMASGRKHLKRLRRQEEGADGAAQTDPIERVIHFPKLCPCCRQDFIITDRDEDEKSVLLSPTDSTMGQSQPEASANRLEMDPPTGEESV
- a CDS encoding predicted protein gives rise to the protein VGSGPGDPDLLTVAAYKLLTSDPDALVVADRLVSPEILALIPGEVKVARKLPGCAELAQEEIYWWCYQGLNQGRHVIRLKIGDPFVFGRGGEEILAFRDFGVEAAVVPGVSSAFSAPLLGGIPVTHRGVAQQVVMCTGYGREGSSPDLIQYHKEQTVVFLMAVGRLRSLCDKLIELAGYPRDTPVAIVEKAGCPEQRTVVGNMMTIADIAEEHKIKPPSVIVVGEVVNARDNVPPRALHALDKGLPALKSFFLPL
- the AtpC gene encoding precursor of ATPase ATPase gamma subunit (ATPase gamma subunit, GenBank Accession AAA73506, contains bipartite plastid targeting presequence with conserved motif at signal peptide cleavage site), with product MRSFCIAALLAVASAFTTQPTSFTVKTANVGERASGVFPEQSSAHRTRKATIVMDGKANAIRDRITSVKNTRKITMAMKLVAAAKVRRAQDAVLATRPFSETLQSVFGGLIQRLGGESVDLPLLTEREVKKVTLLVITGDRGLCGGYNSFMIKKAEARFNELKKNGVEADLILVGKKGIAYFERRGFPIRKKYETGQNPTAKQALAIAEEVSSTFLSGESDAVELLYTKFVSLIASSPSIRTLVPFSASDITAKGDEVFQLTSESGQFGVERTELDVAAPQEFPNDMIFEQDPIQIVNAILPLYLNGQILRTLQESVASELAARMQSMQSASDNAGSLAKQLNLEYNRARQAAVTQELLEIVSGASALE